One part of the Dermacentor silvarum isolate Dsil-2018 chromosome 6, BIME_Dsil_1.4, whole genome shotgun sequence genome encodes these proteins:
- the LOC119455966 gene encoding uncharacterized protein LOC119455966, which yields MDRLKAKRSARRTQTTKIKNEATTLLESGCNDRTAFRKVIDKLVASRDELQTINAELEDVIAIEDLEREYESAAHYDDQTLETLTRLRARLEDLSVGSTVLTPPSTTLNTSPTPTTAASQSFAPRLPTLTIKPFYGDVSQRTSFWEQFNGVVHANKALCTTDKFYNLRNYLVGEAAAAIAGLPTTEACYESAIDLVKQRLGDRSRIVQHHFRALRELQPVTSTSATEVLRMLYDGVQQNVRCLNVLEVPNSSFATMLYDVLLQSLP from the coding sequence ATGGACCGCCTGAAAGCTAAACGCTCTGCTAGACGAACCCAAACAACGAAAATCAAAAATGAGGCGACGACGCTGCTGGAGAGCGGCTGCAACGACCGAACGGCGTTCAGGAAGGTTATTGACAAACTCGTCGCCAGCCGTGACGAGCTTCAAACGATAAATGCCGAGCTTGAGGACGTGATTGCCATCGAGGATCTTGAAAGAGAGTACGAGTCTGCAGCGCATTATGACGACCAGACGCTTGAGACCCTGACACGCCTCCGGGCGCGACTAGAAGATCTCAGCGTCGGCAGCACGGTGCTGACTCCTCCTTCGACGACGCTCAATACGTCACCTACCCCAACGACAGCTGCGTCACAGAGCTTCGCACCTCGTCTCCCAACGCTGACCATCAAGCCTTTCTATGGGGACGTGAGTCAACGGACGTCGTTTTGGGAGCAATTCAACGGCGTTGTCCATGCGAATAAAGCTCTCTGCACGACTGATAAATTCTACAACCTCCGCAACTACCTGGTAGGGGAAGCAGCCGCTGCCATTGCCGGATTACCAACGACGGAAGCGTGTTATGAGAGTGCCATTGATCTGGTAAAGCAGAGGTTGGGGGACAGGAGCCGGATTGTACAGCATCACTTCAGAGCGCTCCGCGAACTGCAGCCCGTGACGTCTACATCGGCTACGGAGGTGTTGCGCATGCTATACGACGGAGTCCAGCAGAATGTCCGCTGCCTCAACGTCCTAGAAGTTCCAAATAGCAGTTTTGCGACGATGCTCTACGACGTTCTGCTTCAATCCCTGCCATAA